From Acipenser ruthenus chromosome 2, fAciRut3.2 maternal haplotype, whole genome shotgun sequence, a single genomic window includes:
- the LOC117403814 gene encoding uncharacterized protein KIAA0825-like isoform X2, whose translation MEWQGEYLQDHSFLDCLLSGVPGNLELQQVLDDTEEKLKLNALCIEQRLKELQVELNDTWTGEKLPCTTDNPQWFSPSNFSSLKPSCTGHQDLLDFLKALQHFLKTEQGQEETLLLLLLDISSQCGVSFPSPPSGSSFQLTSRTSLHAVGDDFSIDVQSVWDDVRLHLRRFLVDKLQCSQEVGHQLHHRVAFKTQCLQQLLFLYPESEVLSKYQSIQSKAVQDLLQNSVLSSPGETNFDKLVQAHQRGIPSICSMIKEDLQMLNGIMEPSMTLKFLNETYLSNITDELSTLIEKICDLQFKENVMHATKMDKSKQKGAVHAMALQERPKKGRNFCLTSHQLRCLAQLMKSLLCMEERILELATEVSFLNCGGEAASSIQGMLKKTCEDTDMTPAETSKQTAEQLLQVTEPAVLEFDWRCAFKDLAPAVAHCVKVVLEDICVKRLQQEENFHSSDSSRVMDLCSLQQDDQICLPSRTEEPPQRIAKFCADIMEELDMLLPLALACRKDFLQEIIENFVEVCSKVTAAVLTRLEERSKEVPLKSPIQNLHTLLSTAIHVLQRLTQYEARLKDASCKPLFPLSVQRYQELISALQDQVTSYCVTVCTTSILQDPESHHWGDPKVFYEGERCSFSIQMWHYYLSALRHDLWSVLPPSLAQEILAQVLSQTLEMLVQRYSQARPTYRRTLQIRTDITAILLCTENLIWSLCSTREELLHPSRDICPWIFSIHSHCNHLLTALAIVTSPLHSLFETFQKGPGDLSSLSTSENSSYHLLQWLRFIKSSLFSQESLGTLSADEIASQCHLKLMLSQPSCNLSLLLQTLLHNRCLILKVLLKISNSSKPETEVLKCLRLAVTKPIMSAVNQIMSMVYAWQAAEHHGTCQHRQMAPESLLNKIPKDWNYVPRELKRKESGKSFTKLVAQAVSFIFTNLPTMIASLPVAVKYLFYIGEKKLSRNTVPLKQTGLLIWTFTSYLCRTLDDGNAIELLTGVALDRWSKETLGLLSECLQNIVGQQKGIPKPVVQKIIQNMEVQRPQWIKGQLQKARKLCTKGAFEPAESTVVQEKGIASELTEQKIGMMVLDICHKPGGSEYLRQIYHIIQLNEEYLKTEISTVKDSAAEPHQRPLKLNHKDSEQQQQPSVFSPLKEFCCIGSNKFDQSAITEWDWDWSKLLPGYLGLSQVTLRALLANRWEMQEAAALEDEEKTLVDHLQETYFDKSQGT comes from the exons CATTGAACAGAGACTGAAGGAGCTGCAGGTGGAACTGAATGATACCTGGACCGGAGAGAAGCTGCCATGTACGACTGACAACCCGCAGTGGTTCAGCCCCAGCAATTTCAGCTCACTCAAACCATCCTGTACTGGCCATCAGGATCTACTGGACTTCCTAAAAGCCCTG CAACATTTCCTGAAGACGGAGCAAGGTCAGGAGGAAACgttgctgctgctcctgcttgaCATCTCCTCTCAGTGTGGTGTCTCCTTCCCATCTCCTCCGAGCGGATCGTCCTTCCAGCTGACCTCCAGAACCTCCCTACACGCTGTCGGGGATGACTTCTCCATTGATGTCCAGTCAGTGTGGGATGACGTGCGGCTACACCTCAGGCGATTCCTGGTGGACAAACTGCAATGCAGCCAGGAGGTGGGTCACCAGCTCCATCACAGGGTGGCCTTCAAGACACAGTGTCTCCAGCAGCTTCTATTCCTCTACCCGGAGTCAGAGGTCCTGTCAAAGTACCAGAGCATCCAGAGCAAAGCAGTGCAGGATCTCCTGCAGAACTCGGTGCTCTCCAGCCCTGGAGAAACCAATTTCGACAAACTGGTCCAAGCCCACCAGAGAGGCATCCCTTCTATCTGCTCCATGATCAAGGAAGATCTGCAAATGCTCAACGGGATTATGGAGCCTTCAATGACCCTAAAGTTTCTTAACGAAACATACCTCTCCAACATTACTGACGAGTTGTCCACTCTGATCGAGAAGATTTGTGACCTgcagtttaaagaaaatgtaatgcaCGCCACTAAAATGGACAAAAGCAAGCAGAAAGGAGCAGTGCACGCTATGG ctCTGCAGGAAAGGCCTAAAAAAGGGAGGAATTTCTGCCTGACCTCACATCAGTTGAGGTGTCTTGCCCAACTCATGAAATCCCTTTTGTGCATGGAGGAAAGAATATTGGAACTTGCTACTGAAGTTTCCTTTTTGAACTGTGGAGGGGAGGCTGCCAGCAGCATACAAG GAATGTTGAAGAAAACATGTGAGGACACTGATATGACCCCAGCTGAGACCAGTAAGCAAACTGCTGAACAGCTACTACAGGTCACAGAG cCTGCTGTTTTGGAGTTTGATTGGAGGTGTGCTTTCAAAGACCTTGCTCCTGCTGTAGCCCACTGTGTCAAGGTGGTGCTGGAAGACATCTGTGTGAAGAGGTTACAGCAGGAGGAGAACTTCCACTCATCAGACTCCTCGAGGGTCATGGATCTTTGCAGTCTGCAGCAGGACGATCAGATCTGCTTGCCAAGCAGGACAGAAGAACCACCACAGAGAATTGCCAAG tTCTGCGCTGACATCATGGAAGAACTCGACATGTTGCTTCCACTTGCCCTGGCGTGCAGAAAGGACTTTCTGCAGGAAATTATAGAAAACTTTGTGGAGGTCTGCAGCAAAGTAACAGCAGCTGTTCTTACAAGGCTGGAGGAGAGGAGTAAGGAGGTTCCCTTGAAATCGCCTATTCAAAACCTGCACACCCTGCTCTCCACTGCCATCCATGTCCTCCAGCGTTTGACCCAGTATGAGGCCAGGCTGAAGGATGCTAGCTGCAA GCCCCTCTTCCCTCTATCAGTCCAGAGGTACCAGGAATTGATCAGCGCCCTCCAGGATCAAGTTACCAGCTACTGCGTCACAGTCTGCACTACGAGCATCCTGCAGGATCCCGAGAGCCACCACTGGGGTGACCCCAAGGTTTTTTATGAG GGGGAGAGGTGCTCGTTTTCCATCCAGATGTGGCACTATTACCTCTCAGCTCTGCGGCATGATCTCTGGAGTGTGCTTCCTCCCAGCCTTGCCCAGGAGATCCTAGCACAGGTGCTGAGCCAAACTTTGGAAATGTTAGTGCAGAGGTACTCACAGGCACGCCCGACGTATAGGAGGACCTTACAGATCAG GACTGATATTACAGCCATACTGCTGTGCACTGAGAACCTGATCTGGTCACTCTGTAGTACAAGAGAGGAGCTGCTTCATCCAAGTAGAGATATCTGTCCCTGGATCTTTTCTATTCACAGCCACTGCAATCACCTGCTTACTGCGCTGGCCATTGTAACTTCACCCCTGCACAGTCTCTTTGA GACATTTCAGAAGGGTCCGGGTGACCTTTCCTCTCTATCGACTTCAGAAAACTCAAGCTACCATCTCTTACAGTGGCTGCGTTTCATTAAGTCGTCTTTGTTCTCTCAAGAATCTCTCGG gACATTGTCAGCTGATGAAATAGCTTCCCAGTGCCATCTGAAATTGATGTTATCCCAACCAAGTTGTAATCTGAGCTTGTTGCTGCAAACACTACTTCATAACCGCTGCCTGATACTAAAAGTGTTGCTAAAGATTTCAA ATTCCAGCAAACCAGAGACAGAGGTCCTGAAGTGTCTGAGACTCGCCGTGACCAAGCCCATCATGAGCGCAGTGAACCAGATAATGTCCATGGTGTACGCGTGGCAGGCGGCTGAGCATCATGGGACATGCCAGCATAGACAAATGGCTCCTGAGAGTCTGCTGAATAAAATCCCCAAGGACTGGAATTATGTACCCCGAGAACTGAAAAGGAAGGAGTCTGGAAAAA GTTTTACAAAACTAGTGGCACAAGCGGTTTCCTTCATATTTACCAACTTGCCAACCATGATCGCCTCCTTGCCTGTGGCAGTGaaatacctattttatataggAGAGAAGAAGCTTTCTCGAAATACTGTCCCCCTCAAACAAACTGGCCTGCTCATCTGGACCTTCACATCATACCTCTGCCGGACGCTGGACGACGGAAACGCCATCGAGCTGCTGACGGGGGTCGCTCTAGACAGGTGGAGCAAGGAGACACTGGGCTTGCTGAGTGAGTGTCTGCAGAACATTGTGGGGCAGCAAAAGGGAATCCCCAAACCAGTGGTGCAGAAGATTATCCAAAATATGGAGGTACAGAGGCCGCAATGGATAAAGGGACAGCTACAGAAAGCAAGGAAGCTGTGCACTAAAGG GGCTTTTGAACCAGCAGAAAGCACTGTCGTGCAAGAGAAAGGGATCGCGTCTGAATTGACTGAGCAGAAAATAGGCATGATGGTCCTGGATATCTGCCACAAACCAGGTGGCAGCGAGTACCTGAGGCAAATTTATCACATCATCCAACTCAATGAG GAGTATCTCAAAACTGAGATTTCCACTGTAAAAGATTCAGCAGCAGAACCTCATCAAAGACCATTAAAGTTAAATCATAAGGATTCGGAACAACAGCAGCAGCCCTCTGTTTTCAGCCCTCTAAAGGAGTTCTGCTGCATTGGGAGCAATAAGTTTGACCAG
- the LOC117403814 gene encoding uncharacterized protein KIAA0825-like isoform X1 translates to MEWQGEYLQDHSFLDCLLSGVPGNLELQQVLDDTEEKLKLNALCIEQRLKELQVELNDTWTGEKLPCTTDNPQWFSPSNFSSLKPSCTGHQDLLDFLKALQHFLKTEQGQEETLLLLLLDISSQCGVSFPSPPSGSSFQLTSRTSLHAVGDDFSIDVQSVWDDVRLHLRRFLVDKLQCSQEVGHQLHHRVAFKTQCLQQLLFLYPESEVLSKYQSIQSKAVQDLLQNSVLSSPGETNFDKLVQAHQRGIPSICSMIKEDLQMLNGIMEPSMTLKFLNETYLSNITDELSTLIEKICDLQFKENVMHATKMDKSKQKGAVHAMALQERPKKGRNFCLTSHQLRCLAQLMKSLLCMEERILELATEVSFLNCGGEAASSIQGMLKKTCEDTDMTPAETSKQTAEQLLQVTEPAVLEFDWRCAFKDLAPAVAHCVKVVLEDICVKRLQQEENFHSSDSSRVMDLCSLQQDDQICLPSRTEEPPQRIAKFCADIMEELDMLLPLALACRKDFLQEIIENFVEVCSKVTAAVLTRLEERSKEVPLKSPIQNLHTLLSTAIHVLQRLTQYEARLKDASCKPLFPLSVQRYQELISALQDQVTSYCVTVCTTSILQDPESHHWGDPKVFYEGERCSFSIQMWHYYLSALRHDLWSVLPPSLAQEILAQVLSQTLEMLVQRYSQARPTYRRTLQIRTDITAILLCTENLIWSLCSTREELLHPSRDICPWIFSIHSHCNHLLTALAIVTSPLHSLFETFQKGPGDLSSLSTSENSSYHLLQWLRFIKSSLFSQESLGTLSADEIASQCHLKLMLSQPSCNLSLLLQTLLHNRCLILKVLLKISNYETDEKGLSMEAVFMVLTSLNILPKSLCFVLESYLDEQQLWDHLYNLPDSSKPETEVLKCLRLAVTKPIMSAVNQIMSMVYAWQAAEHHGTCQHRQMAPESLLNKIPKDWNYVPRELKRKESGKSFTKLVAQAVSFIFTNLPTMIASLPVAVKYLFYIGEKKLSRNTVPLKQTGLLIWTFTSYLCRTLDDGNAIELLTGVALDRWSKETLGLLSECLQNIVGQQKGIPKPVVQKIIQNMEVQRPQWIKGQLQKARKLCTKGAFEPAESTVVQEKGIASELTEQKIGMMVLDICHKPGGSEYLRQIYHIIQLNEEYLKTEISTVKDSAAEPHQRPLKLNHKDSEQQQQPSVFSPLKEFCCIGSNKFDQSAITEWDWDWSKLLPGYLGLSQVTLRALLANRWEMQEAAALEDEEKTLVDHLQETYFDKSQGT, encoded by the exons CATTGAACAGAGACTGAAGGAGCTGCAGGTGGAACTGAATGATACCTGGACCGGAGAGAAGCTGCCATGTACGACTGACAACCCGCAGTGGTTCAGCCCCAGCAATTTCAGCTCACTCAAACCATCCTGTACTGGCCATCAGGATCTACTGGACTTCCTAAAAGCCCTG CAACATTTCCTGAAGACGGAGCAAGGTCAGGAGGAAACgttgctgctgctcctgcttgaCATCTCCTCTCAGTGTGGTGTCTCCTTCCCATCTCCTCCGAGCGGATCGTCCTTCCAGCTGACCTCCAGAACCTCCCTACACGCTGTCGGGGATGACTTCTCCATTGATGTCCAGTCAGTGTGGGATGACGTGCGGCTACACCTCAGGCGATTCCTGGTGGACAAACTGCAATGCAGCCAGGAGGTGGGTCACCAGCTCCATCACAGGGTGGCCTTCAAGACACAGTGTCTCCAGCAGCTTCTATTCCTCTACCCGGAGTCAGAGGTCCTGTCAAAGTACCAGAGCATCCAGAGCAAAGCAGTGCAGGATCTCCTGCAGAACTCGGTGCTCTCCAGCCCTGGAGAAACCAATTTCGACAAACTGGTCCAAGCCCACCAGAGAGGCATCCCTTCTATCTGCTCCATGATCAAGGAAGATCTGCAAATGCTCAACGGGATTATGGAGCCTTCAATGACCCTAAAGTTTCTTAACGAAACATACCTCTCCAACATTACTGACGAGTTGTCCACTCTGATCGAGAAGATTTGTGACCTgcagtttaaagaaaatgtaatgcaCGCCACTAAAATGGACAAAAGCAAGCAGAAAGGAGCAGTGCACGCTATGG ctCTGCAGGAAAGGCCTAAAAAAGGGAGGAATTTCTGCCTGACCTCACATCAGTTGAGGTGTCTTGCCCAACTCATGAAATCCCTTTTGTGCATGGAGGAAAGAATATTGGAACTTGCTACTGAAGTTTCCTTTTTGAACTGTGGAGGGGAGGCTGCCAGCAGCATACAAG GAATGTTGAAGAAAACATGTGAGGACACTGATATGACCCCAGCTGAGACCAGTAAGCAAACTGCTGAACAGCTACTACAGGTCACAGAG cCTGCTGTTTTGGAGTTTGATTGGAGGTGTGCTTTCAAAGACCTTGCTCCTGCTGTAGCCCACTGTGTCAAGGTGGTGCTGGAAGACATCTGTGTGAAGAGGTTACAGCAGGAGGAGAACTTCCACTCATCAGACTCCTCGAGGGTCATGGATCTTTGCAGTCTGCAGCAGGACGATCAGATCTGCTTGCCAAGCAGGACAGAAGAACCACCACAGAGAATTGCCAAG tTCTGCGCTGACATCATGGAAGAACTCGACATGTTGCTTCCACTTGCCCTGGCGTGCAGAAAGGACTTTCTGCAGGAAATTATAGAAAACTTTGTGGAGGTCTGCAGCAAAGTAACAGCAGCTGTTCTTACAAGGCTGGAGGAGAGGAGTAAGGAGGTTCCCTTGAAATCGCCTATTCAAAACCTGCACACCCTGCTCTCCACTGCCATCCATGTCCTCCAGCGTTTGACCCAGTATGAGGCCAGGCTGAAGGATGCTAGCTGCAA GCCCCTCTTCCCTCTATCAGTCCAGAGGTACCAGGAATTGATCAGCGCCCTCCAGGATCAAGTTACCAGCTACTGCGTCACAGTCTGCACTACGAGCATCCTGCAGGATCCCGAGAGCCACCACTGGGGTGACCCCAAGGTTTTTTATGAG GGGGAGAGGTGCTCGTTTTCCATCCAGATGTGGCACTATTACCTCTCAGCTCTGCGGCATGATCTCTGGAGTGTGCTTCCTCCCAGCCTTGCCCAGGAGATCCTAGCACAGGTGCTGAGCCAAACTTTGGAAATGTTAGTGCAGAGGTACTCACAGGCACGCCCGACGTATAGGAGGACCTTACAGATCAG GACTGATATTACAGCCATACTGCTGTGCACTGAGAACCTGATCTGGTCACTCTGTAGTACAAGAGAGGAGCTGCTTCATCCAAGTAGAGATATCTGTCCCTGGATCTTTTCTATTCACAGCCACTGCAATCACCTGCTTACTGCGCTGGCCATTGTAACTTCACCCCTGCACAGTCTCTTTGA GACATTTCAGAAGGGTCCGGGTGACCTTTCCTCTCTATCGACTTCAGAAAACTCAAGCTACCATCTCTTACAGTGGCTGCGTTTCATTAAGTCGTCTTTGTTCTCTCAAGAATCTCTCGG gACATTGTCAGCTGATGAAATAGCTTCCCAGTGCCATCTGAAATTGATGTTATCCCAACCAAGTTGTAATCTGAGCTTGTTGCTGCAAACACTACTTCATAACCGCTGCCTGATACTAAAAGTGTTGCTAAAGATTTCAA ACTATGAAACGGATGAGAAAGGACTGTCCATGGAGGCAGTGTTTATGGTGTTGACCAGTTTAAACATCCTGCCCAAATCTCTCTGTTTTGTTCTTGAAAGCTATCTTGATGAGCAACAGTTATGGGATCATTTGTATAACCTGCCAG ATTCCAGCAAACCAGAGACAGAGGTCCTGAAGTGTCTGAGACTCGCCGTGACCAAGCCCATCATGAGCGCAGTGAACCAGATAATGTCCATGGTGTACGCGTGGCAGGCGGCTGAGCATCATGGGACATGCCAGCATAGACAAATGGCTCCTGAGAGTCTGCTGAATAAAATCCCCAAGGACTGGAATTATGTACCCCGAGAACTGAAAAGGAAGGAGTCTGGAAAAA GTTTTACAAAACTAGTGGCACAAGCGGTTTCCTTCATATTTACCAACTTGCCAACCATGATCGCCTCCTTGCCTGTGGCAGTGaaatacctattttatataggAGAGAAGAAGCTTTCTCGAAATACTGTCCCCCTCAAACAAACTGGCCTGCTCATCTGGACCTTCACATCATACCTCTGCCGGACGCTGGACGACGGAAACGCCATCGAGCTGCTGACGGGGGTCGCTCTAGACAGGTGGAGCAAGGAGACACTGGGCTTGCTGAGTGAGTGTCTGCAGAACATTGTGGGGCAGCAAAAGGGAATCCCCAAACCAGTGGTGCAGAAGATTATCCAAAATATGGAGGTACAGAGGCCGCAATGGATAAAGGGACAGCTACAGAAAGCAAGGAAGCTGTGCACTAAAGG GGCTTTTGAACCAGCAGAAAGCACTGTCGTGCAAGAGAAAGGGATCGCGTCTGAATTGACTGAGCAGAAAATAGGCATGATGGTCCTGGATATCTGCCACAAACCAGGTGGCAGCGAGTACCTGAGGCAAATTTATCACATCATCCAACTCAATGAG GAGTATCTCAAAACTGAGATTTCCACTGTAAAAGATTCAGCAGCAGAACCTCATCAAAGACCATTAAAGTTAAATCATAAGGATTCGGAACAACAGCAGCAGCCCTCTGTTTTCAGCCCTCTAAAGGAGTTCTGCTGCATTGGGAGCAATAAGTTTGACCAG
- the LOC117403814 gene encoding uncharacterized protein KIAA0825-like isoform X3: MEWQGEYLQDHSFLDCLLSGVPGNLELQQVLDDTEEKLKLNALCIEQRLKELQVELNDTWTGEKLPCTTDNPQWFSPSNFSSLKPSCTGHQDLLDFLKALQHFLKTEQGQEETLLLLLLDISSQCGVSFPSPPSGSSFQLTSRTSLHAVGDDFSIDVQSVWDDVRLHLRRFLVDKLQCSQEVGHQLHHRVAFKTQCLQQLLFLYPESEVLSKYQSIQSKAVQDLLQNSVLSSPGETNFDKLVQAHQRGIPSICSMIKEDLQMLNGIMEPSMTLKFLNETYLSNITDELSTLIEKICDLQFKENVMHATKMDKSKQKGAVHAMALQERPKKGRNFCLTSHQLRCLAQLMKSLLCMEERILELATEVSFLNCGGEAASSIQGMLKKTCEDTDMTPAETSKQTAEQLLQVTEPAVLEFDWRCAFKDLAPAVAHCVKVVLEDICVKRLQQEENFHSSDSSRVMDLCSLQQDDQICLPSRTEEPPQRIAKFCADIMEELDMLLPLALACRKDFLQEIIENFVEVCSKVTAAVLTRLEERSKEVPLKSPIQNLHTLLSTAIHVLQRLTQYEARLKDASCKPLFPLSVQRYQELISALQDQVTSYCVTVCTTSILQDPESHHWGDPKVFYEGERCSFSIQMWHYYLSALRHDLWSVLPPSLAQEILAQVLSQTLEMLVQRYSQARPTYRRTLQIRTDITAILLCTENLIWSLCSTREELLHPSRDICPWIFSIHSHCNHLLTALAIVTSPLHSLFETFQKGPGDLSSLSTSENSSYHLLQWLRFIKSSLFSQESLGTLSADEIASQCHLKLMLSQPSCNLSLLLQTLLHNRCLILKVLLKISNYETDEKGLSMEAVFMVLTSLNILPKSLCFVLESYLDEQQLWDHLYNLPDSSKPETEVLKCLRLAVTKPIMSAVNQIMSMVYAWQAAEHHGTCQHRQMAPESLLNKIPKDWNYVPRELKRKESGKSFTKLVAQAVSFIFTNLPTMIASLPVAVKYLFYIGEKKLSRNTVPLKQTGLLIWTFTSYLCRTLDDGNAIELLTGVALDRWSKETLGLLSECLQNIVGQQKGIPKPVVQKIIQNMEVQRPQWIKGQLQKARKLCTKGAFEPAESTVVQEKGIASELTEQKIGMMVLDICHKPGGSEYLRQIYHIIQLNEVGNARSSRT, translated from the exons CATTGAACAGAGACTGAAGGAGCTGCAGGTGGAACTGAATGATACCTGGACCGGAGAGAAGCTGCCATGTACGACTGACAACCCGCAGTGGTTCAGCCCCAGCAATTTCAGCTCACTCAAACCATCCTGTACTGGCCATCAGGATCTACTGGACTTCCTAAAAGCCCTG CAACATTTCCTGAAGACGGAGCAAGGTCAGGAGGAAACgttgctgctgctcctgcttgaCATCTCCTCTCAGTGTGGTGTCTCCTTCCCATCTCCTCCGAGCGGATCGTCCTTCCAGCTGACCTCCAGAACCTCCCTACACGCTGTCGGGGATGACTTCTCCATTGATGTCCAGTCAGTGTGGGATGACGTGCGGCTACACCTCAGGCGATTCCTGGTGGACAAACTGCAATGCAGCCAGGAGGTGGGTCACCAGCTCCATCACAGGGTGGCCTTCAAGACACAGTGTCTCCAGCAGCTTCTATTCCTCTACCCGGAGTCAGAGGTCCTGTCAAAGTACCAGAGCATCCAGAGCAAAGCAGTGCAGGATCTCCTGCAGAACTCGGTGCTCTCCAGCCCTGGAGAAACCAATTTCGACAAACTGGTCCAAGCCCACCAGAGAGGCATCCCTTCTATCTGCTCCATGATCAAGGAAGATCTGCAAATGCTCAACGGGATTATGGAGCCTTCAATGACCCTAAAGTTTCTTAACGAAACATACCTCTCCAACATTACTGACGAGTTGTCCACTCTGATCGAGAAGATTTGTGACCTgcagtttaaagaaaatgtaatgcaCGCCACTAAAATGGACAAAAGCAAGCAGAAAGGAGCAGTGCACGCTATGG ctCTGCAGGAAAGGCCTAAAAAAGGGAGGAATTTCTGCCTGACCTCACATCAGTTGAGGTGTCTTGCCCAACTCATGAAATCCCTTTTGTGCATGGAGGAAAGAATATTGGAACTTGCTACTGAAGTTTCCTTTTTGAACTGTGGAGGGGAGGCTGCCAGCAGCATACAAG GAATGTTGAAGAAAACATGTGAGGACACTGATATGACCCCAGCTGAGACCAGTAAGCAAACTGCTGAACAGCTACTACAGGTCACAGAG cCTGCTGTTTTGGAGTTTGATTGGAGGTGTGCTTTCAAAGACCTTGCTCCTGCTGTAGCCCACTGTGTCAAGGTGGTGCTGGAAGACATCTGTGTGAAGAGGTTACAGCAGGAGGAGAACTTCCACTCATCAGACTCCTCGAGGGTCATGGATCTTTGCAGTCTGCAGCAGGACGATCAGATCTGCTTGCCAAGCAGGACAGAAGAACCACCACAGAGAATTGCCAAG tTCTGCGCTGACATCATGGAAGAACTCGACATGTTGCTTCCACTTGCCCTGGCGTGCAGAAAGGACTTTCTGCAGGAAATTATAGAAAACTTTGTGGAGGTCTGCAGCAAAGTAACAGCAGCTGTTCTTACAAGGCTGGAGGAGAGGAGTAAGGAGGTTCCCTTGAAATCGCCTATTCAAAACCTGCACACCCTGCTCTCCACTGCCATCCATGTCCTCCAGCGTTTGACCCAGTATGAGGCCAGGCTGAAGGATGCTAGCTGCAA GCCCCTCTTCCCTCTATCAGTCCAGAGGTACCAGGAATTGATCAGCGCCCTCCAGGATCAAGTTACCAGCTACTGCGTCACAGTCTGCACTACGAGCATCCTGCAGGATCCCGAGAGCCACCACTGGGGTGACCCCAAGGTTTTTTATGAG GGGGAGAGGTGCTCGTTTTCCATCCAGATGTGGCACTATTACCTCTCAGCTCTGCGGCATGATCTCTGGAGTGTGCTTCCTCCCAGCCTTGCCCAGGAGATCCTAGCACAGGTGCTGAGCCAAACTTTGGAAATGTTAGTGCAGAGGTACTCACAGGCACGCCCGACGTATAGGAGGACCTTACAGATCAG GACTGATATTACAGCCATACTGCTGTGCACTGAGAACCTGATCTGGTCACTCTGTAGTACAAGAGAGGAGCTGCTTCATCCAAGTAGAGATATCTGTCCCTGGATCTTTTCTATTCACAGCCACTGCAATCACCTGCTTACTGCGCTGGCCATTGTAACTTCACCCCTGCACAGTCTCTTTGA GACATTTCAGAAGGGTCCGGGTGACCTTTCCTCTCTATCGACTTCAGAAAACTCAAGCTACCATCTCTTACAGTGGCTGCGTTTCATTAAGTCGTCTTTGTTCTCTCAAGAATCTCTCGG gACATTGTCAGCTGATGAAATAGCTTCCCAGTGCCATCTGAAATTGATGTTATCCCAACCAAGTTGTAATCTGAGCTTGTTGCTGCAAACACTACTTCATAACCGCTGCCTGATACTAAAAGTGTTGCTAAAGATTTCAA ACTATGAAACGGATGAGAAAGGACTGTCCATGGAGGCAGTGTTTATGGTGTTGACCAGTTTAAACATCCTGCCCAAATCTCTCTGTTTTGTTCTTGAAAGCTATCTTGATGAGCAACAGTTATGGGATCATTTGTATAACCTGCCAG ATTCCAGCAAACCAGAGACAGAGGTCCTGAAGTGTCTGAGACTCGCCGTGACCAAGCCCATCATGAGCGCAGTGAACCAGATAATGTCCATGGTGTACGCGTGGCAGGCGGCTGAGCATCATGGGACATGCCAGCATAGACAAATGGCTCCTGAGAGTCTGCTGAATAAAATCCCCAAGGACTGGAATTATGTACCCCGAGAACTGAAAAGGAAGGAGTCTGGAAAAA GTTTTACAAAACTAGTGGCACAAGCGGTTTCCTTCATATTTACCAACTTGCCAACCATGATCGCCTCCTTGCCTGTGGCAGTGaaatacctattttatataggAGAGAAGAAGCTTTCTCGAAATACTGTCCCCCTCAAACAAACTGGCCTGCTCATCTGGACCTTCACATCATACCTCTGCCGGACGCTGGACGACGGAAACGCCATCGAGCTGCTGACGGGGGTCGCTCTAGACAGGTGGAGCAAGGAGACACTGGGCTTGCTGAGTGAGTGTCTGCAGAACATTGTGGGGCAGCAAAAGGGAATCCCCAAACCAGTGGTGCAGAAGATTATCCAAAATATGGAGGTACAGAGGCCGCAATGGATAAAGGGACAGCTACAGAAAGCAAGGAAGCTGTGCACTAAAGG GGCTTTTGAACCAGCAGAAAGCACTGTCGTGCAAGAGAAAGGGATCGCGTCTGAATTGACTGAGCAGAAAATAGGCATGATGGTCCTGGATATCTGCCACAAACCAGGTGGCAGCGAGTACCTGAGGCAAATTTATCACATCATCCAACTCAATGAG